One genomic window of Gossypium hirsutum isolate 1008001.06 chromosome D11, Gossypium_hirsutum_v2.1, whole genome shotgun sequence includes the following:
- the LOC121223732 gene encoding protein ABC transporter 1, mitochondrial has product MSSLNQLGRLVNGLSLIAREVAKRSQTIERAKNGDLETLISSSLKNALVSATDLTGLTKGKVREFSKPRPKDSVLYFNSTNDGGGEDVVNSSSNDIARASLTNDETVDSDKGVSNNGQTIPQERIVNDGLETQCESISDNKRYVDGGEVVKTAAEATVPVKRRRPRERKVPATTFSRAFGFAALGAGLAWGTVQESAKRLVYGSPNSNEKQSAVSPFLSEKNAERLALALCRMRGAALKLGQMLSIQDESLVPAPILAALDIVRQGADVMPRSQLNQVLDAELGPGWSTKLTSFDYEPLAAASIGQVHRAVMKDGMDVAMKIQYPGVADSIESDIENVKLLLDYTNLIPEGLYLDRAMKVAKEELSRECDYQLEASNQKRFRDMLSGHDGFYVPLVVDDISSKRVLTTELISGVPIDKVALLDQGTRNYVGRNLLELALMELFVFRFMQTDPNWSNFLYDEATKTINLIDFGAARDYPKRFVDDYLRMVMACANNDRAAVIEMSQRLGFLTGKESEVMLEAHVQAGFVVGLPFSKSGGYDFRSTNITQSISNLGATMLRHRLTPPPDEAYSLHRKLSGAFLACIKLGAVVPCRELLLDVYEHYHFGEDEGTLSTASVS; this is encoded by the exons ATGAGTTCTTTGAATCAGCTGGGGAGGCTCGTCAATGGACTCTCCTTAATCGCTAGAGAGGTTGCTAAACGCTCCCAAACGATCGAGCGCGCCAAGAATGGCGATCTCGAAACCCTAATCTCTTCTTCTCTCAAAAATGCTTTAGTTTCGGCTACGGATCTGACGGGCTTAACTAAAGGTAAGGTACGCGAGTTTTCCAAGCCTAGGCCCAAAGACTCCGTCCTCTACTTCAACAGCACCAATGACGGCGGCGGGGAGGACGTTGTGAATTCTTCCTCAAACGACATCGCACGTGCGAGCCTTACCAACGATGAAACGGTTGATTCTGATAAAGGCGTTAGTAATAATGGTCAAACGATTCCCCAGGAGAGAATTGTTAATGATGGTTTAGAGACACAATGTGAGTCCATTTCGGATAATAAGAGGTATGTGGACGGCGGCGAAGTGGTCAAAACGGCGGCAGAGGCGACAGTACCTGTGAAGAGACGGAGGCCAAGGGAAAGGAAGGTTCCCGCTACTACATTTTCTAGAGCATTTGG CTTTGCTGCTTTAGGAGCTGGTCTAGCATGGGGAACAGTTCAGGAATCTGCCAAAAGGCTTGTTTATGGTTCTCCTAACTCAAATGAAAAGCAATCTGCCGTTTCACCATTCTTGTCTGAAAAAAATGCCGAAAGATTGGCCCTTGCATTATGTAGGATGCGTGGCGCAGCTCTTAAACTCGGACAGATGTTAAGCATACAAGATGAATCCCTTGTTCCAGCTCCG ATATTGGCTGCTCTGGATATTGTGCGTCAAGGTGCAGATGTGATGCCAAGGAGCCAGCTCAATCAAGTTTTGGATGCTGAACTTGGTCCTGGTTGGTCGACAAAGTTGACTAGCTTTGATTATGAACCCTTGGCCGCTGCAAGTATTGGCCAG GTTCACAGAGCTGTCATGAAGGATGGTATGGATGTAGCAATGAAAATTCAGTACCCTGGTGTGGCAGATAGCATTGAAAGTGACATTGAAAATGTCAAACTTCTATTAGATTATACAAATCTAATTCCTGAAGGACTGTATCTTGACAGAGCAATGAAG GTGGCTAAAGAAGAATTATCTCGAGAATGTGACTATCAGTTGGAGGCATCCAATCAGAAAAGATTCCGTGATATGCTATCTGGCCATGATGGATTTTATGTTCCACTTGTTGTGGATGATATTTCAAGCAAAAGAGTTTTAACCACGGAACTTATTTCTG GAGTTCCAATTGACAAGGTTGCATTACTGGACCAAGGAACTCGTAATTATGTTGGGAGAAACTTGCTAGAACTGGCATTAATGGAGCTTTTTGTTTTCCGCTTTATGCAG ACTGACCCCAATTGGAGTAATTTCCTATATGATGAGGCTACCAAAACAATCAATCTCATTGACTTTGGAGCAGCTCGAGATTATCCTAAACGATTTGTTGATGACTATTTGAGAATG GTTATGGCTTGCGCAAATAATGACAGAGCAGCAGTTATTGAGATGTCACAGAGACTTGGATTCTTGACAGGAAAGGAATCAGAGGTAATGTTGGAGGCTCACGTTCAAGCTGGTTTTGTTGTGGGATTGCCATTCTCAAAGTCTGGTGGCTATGATTTCCGCTCAACTAATATTACTCAAAGCATTTCAAACCTCGGGGCAACAATGCTGAGGCACCGCCTTACACCACCCCCAGACGAGGCCTACAGTCTTCATCGGAAATTGTCAGGTGCTTTCTTGGCTTGCATTAAGCTAGGGGCTGTTGTACCATGCAGGGAATTGTTGCTTGATGTCTACGAGCACTACCATTTTGGCGAAGATGAGGGGACCTTATCAACTGCTTCAGTATCTTGA